In the genome of Synergistaceae bacterium, one region contains:
- the rodA gene encoding rod shape-determining protein RodA: MMLCAFMLGLWGVFCIYSAAGGANGRGFDYALRQAAWLFVSLAAMLITMMIGHRNFLEGAYYLFYLTLILLLLTALLAPKVKGAQSWLGFGGIRFQPSEFAKIAIILAMSKFFSRYPPLDIKTFFAGLGVISLPVLLVLLQPDAGSALVYLVISFGMLLTAGTPLKYLGSIIGLGLASLPVLIMFVLKDYQINRLLVFLDPMRDPLGSGYNVIQSRIAVGSGGFAGKGFMLGTQSKLKFLPEPHTDFIFSVFSEEFGFVGNIILIALFALLLFRIILTGLKCRDRRCKILTSGVASWLWFQMFESIGMSIGITPVTGLPLPFLSYGGSSLLATFIALGLIASIYIEEVNTKRRF; the protein is encoded by the coding sequence ATGATGTTGTGTGCATTTATGCTCGGTTTGTGGGGGGTGTTCTGTATTTACAGTGCGGCAGGCGGGGCAAACGGGCGCGGCTTTGATTATGCATTGAGGCAGGCTGCTTGGCTTTTCGTGAGTCTTGCTGCTATGTTAATAACTATGATGATAGGCCATAGAAATTTTCTTGAAGGTGCCTATTATTTATTTTATTTGACGTTGATATTATTATTATTGACGGCATTACTCGCTCCTAAAGTTAAAGGCGCACAAAGCTGGCTGGGATTCGGGGGGATTAGATTTCAGCCTTCAGAGTTTGCAAAGATTGCTATAATTTTAGCGATGTCTAAATTCTTTTCACGTTATCCGCCGTTAGATATAAAAACTTTTTTTGCCGGACTGGGAGTTATTTCGCTGCCTGTCTTGCTTGTATTATTACAGCCTGATGCAGGGAGCGCGCTCGTTTATCTCGTAATATCATTTGGAATGCTGCTCACAGCTGGGACTCCGTTAAAATATTTAGGAAGTATTATCGGGCTCGGACTTGCTTCACTGCCAGTATTAATTATGTTTGTCCTGAAAGATTATCAGATTAATAGATTGCTTGTATTTCTTGACCCTATGAGAGATCCCTTAGGTTCGGGTTATAATGTTATTCAATCAAGAATCGCCGTCGGTTCGGGAGGTTTTGCGGGTAAGGGTTTTATGCTGGGAACTCAAAGCAAGCTGAAATTTTTGCCTGAGCCTCATACAGATTTTATATTTAGCGTGTTCTCTGAAGAATTCGGCTTTGTCGGGAATATTATATTAATTGCGTTATTTGCTTTGTTATTATTCAGAATAATTTTAACGGGGCTTAAGTGTCGTGATAGACGCTGTAAAATTTTGACTTCAGGCGTTGCGTCTTGGCTATGGTTCCAAATGTTTGAGAGTATAGGCATGAGCATAGGAATAACACCCGTTACAGGTTTGCCGCTGCCATTTTTGAGTTACGGCGGGAGTTCTTTATTAGCTACGTTTATAGCACTTGGCCTAATTGCTAGTATATATATTGAAGAAGTCAATACTAAGCGGAGATTTTGA
- a CDS encoding rod shape-determining protein MreC, which produces MDNFRSTVREWAHGLTALILGLFLLGISSGLGIIKNIVDFWAALLSVPEYPAVIMREFYINWRSYSHDKNFLNDEITRLREENSILRLELAKILSRQNFQVSSNDIRVARVNLRAPMSWWNEIRIDRGEQDKITQGLPIFYNGYLIGRVSSVSLMSSWAELITSSSFLVPAVIEETRELGVVTGDGNGRVLLRYIPASKGAARAGMRISTAMIGEQFPSGLPIGRVSNEFTVGPDGYATYRIEPGADLSRFYTVNY; this is translated from the coding sequence ATGGACAATTTTCGCAGCACTGTTAGAGAATGGGCTCACGGTTTAACGGCTTTGATTCTGGGATTATTTTTGCTTGGCATAAGTTCGGGACTCGGCATAATAAAAAATATCGTTGATTTCTGGGCCGCTTTATTGTCAGTTCCTGAATATCCGGCTGTCATAATGCGAGAGTTTTATATAAATTGGCGTTCATACTCTCACGATAAAAATTTTTTGAATGACGAGATTACTCGATTGCGTGAAGAGAATTCTATATTGCGTCTTGAACTCGCTAAAATATTGAGCCGGCAAAATTTTCAAGTCTCAAGCAATGATATACGAGTTGCGCGTGTAAATTTACGTGCTCCCATGTCATGGTGGAATGAAATCAGAATAGACCGAGGCGAGCAGGATAAAATCACTCAAGGACTGCCAATTTTCTATAACGGCTATTTAATCGGGCGGGTTAGTTCAGTGTCGTTAATGTCATCATGGGCCGAATTAATAACGTCGTCAAGTTTCTTAGTTCCTGCAGTAATAGAAGAGACTCGCGAACTCGGAGTCGTTACAGGCGACGGAAATGGGCGGGTCTTACTGCGTTATATACCAGCTTCAAAGGGTGCGGCTCGTGCGGGAATGCGAATAAGTACGGCAATGATAGGCGAGCAGTTCCCTTCAGGTTTGCCGATCGGGCGGGTCAGTAATGAATTTACAGTCGGGCCGGACGGTTACGCGACATATAGAATAGAACCGGGCGCGGATTTGTCGAGATTTTACACGGTGAATTATTGA
- the mrdA gene encoding penicillin-binding protein 2: protein MEILDNRLKLFLYCMSLSFLILISGLYFCQIYQGDKYIRLAHNNRLRVMRFAAPRGEIFDRNGVPLAVNDTTFCIMGYPLDLNTPEKLERLSKILIRHGIPITVEDLEKTIKQQRLAPYRVMRIVPNLTMTQMAELVADYEFPRELFPLSVWRRTYPAGSLAANVLGYVGEISEDELKARAEDGYTGGDLIGKSGIERSYEEILRGHPGQEALEVDARGRKIRTLDSSNAVKGEDLHLTLDMSAQKLAVDLLKDYKGALIAMDVQTGEILVLASSPVYDNNTLTWGVSAREWNSIINNPDRPMLDRAIAGVYPPASTFKAFMSIAALEEDIINISSSFACRGGLRLGSHLFRCWKHSGHGSLNVIGGLQHSCDVFFYQVGLKAGIDRLVKWARRFHLGELTGIDLPGERAGLLAGPDWKERRFKTQWLNGDTVNYSIGQGYVLMTPIQIARVYAAIANGGKLVTPHLNIKNFKRPENMSLDPEKLAIVQRGLEYVVSRGTGSRAGRFGVSIAGKTGTAQNSHGPDHALFAGYSPVESPKYVAVAVVEAGRHGSSVAAPMVGQILAHLLSH, encoded by the coding sequence ATGGAAATATTAGATAACAGGCTGAAATTATTTCTTTATTGTATGAGTCTTTCTTTCTTGATATTAATCAGCGGGTTATATTTTTGTCAGATCTATCAAGGCGATAAATATATCAGGCTCGCACATAATAATAGATTGCGCGTTATGAGGTTTGCAGCACCACGCGGAGAAATTTTTGACAGGAACGGAGTCCCCCTCGCAGTAAATGACACTACATTTTGTATAATGGGTTATCCGTTGGATTTGAACACGCCGGAAAAACTTGAGAGACTCAGCAAAATTTTAATACGTCATGGGATTCCGATAACTGTAGAAGATTTAGAGAAGACCATAAAGCAGCAGAGACTCGCTCCATATAGAGTAATGCGAATCGTCCCTAATTTGACAATGACTCAAATGGCCGAATTAGTTGCAGATTATGAATTCCCGCGAGAATTATTCCCGTTGAGTGTCTGGCGCAGGACATATCCGGCTGGGAGTTTGGCGGCGAATGTTTTAGGCTATGTCGGTGAAATCTCAGAAGACGAGTTAAAGGCACGTGCTGAAGACGGTTATACTGGCGGCGATTTAATAGGCAAGTCGGGAATTGAGAGATCCTACGAGGAAATTTTGAGAGGACACCCCGGCCAAGAGGCTTTGGAAGTTGACGCGAGGGGGCGCAAGATTCGGACACTTGACTCAAGCAACGCAGTAAAGGGAGAAGATTTGCATTTGACTCTTGATATGTCGGCTCAAAAATTAGCGGTTGACTTATTGAAGGATTATAAAGGCGCGTTAATTGCTATGGACGTTCAGACCGGTGAAATTTTAGTATTAGCTTCAAGTCCCGTCTATGATAATAACACTTTAACATGGGGAGTCTCTGCGCGTGAATGGAACTCAATAATAAATAATCCTGACAGACCCATGTTAGATAGAGCCATTGCCGGAGTTTATCCCCCTGCGAGTACGTTTAAAGCGTTTATGTCAATTGCTGCACTTGAAGAAGATATTATAAATATTTCGAGTTCATTTGCTTGTCGTGGAGGTCTGAGACTCGGCTCGCATTTATTCAGGTGTTGGAAACATTCAGGGCATGGGAGCTTAAATGTAATAGGAGGTTTGCAGCATTCCTGCGACGTATTTTTTTATCAGGTTGGACTCAAGGCCGGAATTGATAGACTCGTAAAATGGGCTAGAAGATTTCATTTAGGCGAATTAACTGGCATTGATTTACCCGGAGAAAGAGCGGGACTCCTTGCCGGGCCTGACTGGAAAGAAAGACGATTCAAGACTCAATGGCTCAACGGCGACACAGTAAATTATTCAATCGGTCAGGGCTATGTATTAATGACTCCGATTCAGATTGCTAGAGTCTATGCTGCTATAGCGAACGGCGGCAAATTAGTAACTCCACACTTGAATATAAAAAATTTTAAGCGTCCTGAAAATATGAGCTTAGATCCTGAAAAATTAGCGATCGTGCAAAGAGGACTCGAATATGTTGTAAGCAGAGGGACAGGCTCAAGGGCTGGGCGGTTCGGTGTGAGTATCGCAGGAAAAACGGGAACTGCTCAGAATTCACACGGACCCGATCATGCATTATTTGCGGGATATTCGCCTGTTGAGAGTCCTAAATATGTCGCAGTAGCAGTTGTTGAAGCAGGCCGGCACGGTTCGAGCGTCGCAGCTCCTATGGTCGGTCAGATTTTAGCGCATTTGTTATCGCATTAA
- a CDS encoding radical SAM protein — MNFAEFDSPEWKLLTQVSRPSRYSGSEWRPHKKLNWDDSNLKICLAFPDVYEIGMSYYGFQIIESLIYSLNKDNKKFLPDRVYCAWPDMEKLMLESNTPLISIEQRRKIKDFDVLAFTMPHEASYTNILTILNLSGIKLKSIDRDNDSPLIIAGGYGAYNPEVMSDFIDLFCVGEAEAILPDLLNNIESCKKLPRFEKIRELAKLPGIYAPLYPVKVTRQITENLYTLKSMIVPSVNIVHDRAAIELFRGCGRGCRFCQAGMVNRPVRERNLDEAAQSIRDIIKSTGWEEIGLLSLASCDYSGIENLIDLLTPELNSRHSKLSLPSLRMDGFSIGLAEKLEGIRSRHGSITFAPEAGTQRLRDVINKGINEEMIINCLREIFSRGWERVKLYFMMGLPTEREEDLRAIAELSQEALKLARSMGKRRVTVSASVSGFVPKAHTPFQWEEQDSIQELRDKGRFIKSLIHDRALSIAYHEPEQTFLEGVLSRGDKLTGRVILRAWETGARFDNWTEYFDLSRWLEAFNYCGINPENYTRERREDEILSWDFVNVGLTKNFLLRERHRAYSGELTQDCITGCAGCGLGCKNKQ, encoded by the coding sequence ATGAACTTTGCAGAATTTGACTCGCCTGAATGGAAATTATTAACGCAAGTTTCTCGGCCTTCCCGTTATTCCGGATCTGAATGGAGACCGCATAAAAAATTGAACTGGGATGACTCGAACTTAAAAATTTGTCTTGCATTTCCTGACGTTTACGAGATAGGCATGAGTTATTACGGATTCCAGATTATAGAGAGCTTGATTTACTCACTGAATAAAGATAATAAAAAATTTTTGCCCGATAGAGTTTATTGTGCTTGGCCTGACATGGAAAAATTAATGCTTGAGAGCAACACGCCTTTAATCTCGATTGAGCAGCGCAGGAAAATAAAAGATTTTGACGTTCTTGCGTTTACTATGCCTCATGAAGCGAGCTATACGAATATATTAACTATTTTGAATTTGTCAGGCATAAAATTAAAGAGTATTGACAGAGATAATGACTCGCCTTTAATAATTGCCGGAGGTTACGGGGCATATAATCCTGAAGTAATGAGTGATTTTATAGATTTATTCTGCGTGGGAGAAGCTGAAGCCATTTTGCCGGACTTATTGAATAATATAGAGTCATGCAAAAAATTACCCCGTTTTGAGAAAATAAGAGAGCTTGCTAAATTGCCCGGAATCTATGCGCCTTTATACCCCGTAAAAGTTACGCGCCAAATCACGGAGAATTTATACACGTTAAAATCTATGATAGTTCCGAGTGTAAATATAGTTCATGATCGAGCAGCTATAGAATTATTCAGAGGGTGCGGGAGGGGCTGTAGATTCTGTCAAGCCGGCATGGTAAACCGTCCGGTCCGTGAAAGAAATTTAGACGAAGCCGCTCAATCTATCAGGGATATTATAAAGTCTACAGGCTGGGAAGAAATAGGCTTGTTATCTCTTGCGTCGTGTGATTATTCAGGTATAGAAAATTTAATAGATTTATTGACTCCTGAGTTAAATTCTAGGCACTCAAAATTGAGTCTTCCCAGTTTGAGAATGGACGGATTTTCGATCGGGCTTGCTGAAAAACTCGAAGGGATTCGCTCGCGTCATGGCAGTATAACTTTTGCACCGGAAGCAGGGACTCAGAGATTGCGCGATGTAATTAACAAGGGCATTAACGAAGAAATGATTATAAATTGTCTTCGTGAAATTTTTTCAAGAGGCTGGGAGCGCGTAAAATTATATTTCATGATGGGACTTCCTACAGAACGGGAAGAAGATTTGCGGGCAATTGCTGAATTATCGCAGGAGGCACTGAAGCTAGCTCGTTCAATGGGTAAGAGGCGCGTTACTGTGAGTGCTAGCGTTTCCGGATTCGTTCCTAAGGCTCACACACCTTTTCAATGGGAAGAACAGGACTCAATACAGGAATTACGCGATAAAGGACGATTTATTAAATCACTCATACATGACAGGGCATTATCAATCGCATATCATGAGCCCGAACAGACATTTTTAGAGGGCGTATTATCACGAGGCGACAAATTAACAGGACGAGTAATTTTGCGGGCATGGGAGACCGGCGCAAGATTTGACAACTGGACGGAATATTTTGATTTGAGTCGCTGGCTTGAGGCATTTAATTACTGCGGAATAAATCCTGAAAACTATACGCGTGAGAGACGAGAAGACGAGATTTTATCATGGGATTTCGTTAATGTCGGACTCACAAAAAATTTTTTATTGCGTGAAAGACACAGGGCGTATTCAGGAGAATTGACTCAAGACTGCATAACCGGCTGTGCAGGGTGCGGGCTGGGCTGTAAGAATAAGCAATGA
- the minE gene encoding cell division topological specificity factor MinE, protein MGFLSRLFGSGDGKDSAKRAKDRLQIILINDRSDITPDLLENLREEIVNVIIKYMDIERSKIEIDFEKEQGATALVANIPVLRIKRGGSIALD, encoded by the coding sequence ATGGGATTCTTAAGCAGACTATTTGGCAGCGGAGACGGTAAAGATTCAGCAAAACGGGCAAAGGATCGTTTACAAATTATCTTGATAAATGACAGAAGCGACATAACGCCGGATTTACTCGAAAATTTGCGCGAAGAAATTGTAAATGTAATTATTAAATACATGGACATAGAGCGCAGTAAAATAGAAATCGATTTCGAGAAGGAACAGGGAGCTACAGCCCTAGTAGCAAATATCCCCGTTTTGAGAATCAAGCGCGGCGGAAGTATCGCGTTAGATTAA
- a CDS encoding rod shape-determining protein, whose translation MLKFFSSMLGLDVGIDLGSSNIVVYVKDKGIVLNEPSVVAVKKLPRGAGFEIIAVGREAKAMAGKVPAGISAICPIEGGVISNFDVTQELIKHCLKKVCSGSAFMTHPRVVVSIPAEITGVERKAVIDATLGAGAGEAYIVEEPISAALGVGLPFDKPNGCMVIDIGGGTSEVSVISLGGIVVTSSLRTAGKMMDNAITAMIRQRYSLLIGDNTAEEVKNTIGSALPMSPELEMNVKGRDLSDGLPKSDIISSIEVREAMEPIFISIEDMVKVALEKMPPELAKDVVDRGVILTGGVALMRGFAERLSRAINTPVIVSESPLYSVALGVGEILKNLTSMRRILKSVERGAR comes from the coding sequence ATGTTAAAATTTTTCTCTAGTATGCTTGGCCTTGATGTCGGAATAGATTTAGGCTCGTCAAATATAGTCGTTTATGTAAAGGATAAAGGCATAGTCTTAAATGAGCCTTCAGTTGTTGCAGTAAAAAAATTGCCGCGCGGTGCAGGTTTTGAGATTATAGCGGTCGGTCGTGAAGCTAAAGCAATGGCCGGGAAGGTTCCTGCGGGAATTAGTGCGATTTGTCCGATTGAAGGCGGGGTAATCTCAAATTTTGACGTAACTCAAGAATTAATTAAACACTGTCTCAAAAAAGTTTGTTCGGGAAGTGCTTTCATGACTCATCCGCGTGTAGTTGTCTCGATTCCTGCGGAAATTACCGGAGTCGAGCGCAAGGCCGTTATTGATGCAACACTCGGAGCAGGTGCAGGAGAAGCATATATCGTTGAAGAGCCTATCAGTGCAGCATTAGGGGTCGGACTCCCGTTTGATAAGCCTAATGGGTGCATGGTAATTGATATAGGCGGCGGCACAAGTGAAGTCAGTGTAATATCTCTAGGCGGGATTGTTGTTACAAGTTCGCTCAGGACAGCTGGCAAAATGATGGATAATGCAATAACAGCAATGATTCGTCAAAGATATTCGCTCTTAATCGGAGATAACACGGCTGAAGAAGTCAAGAATACAATCGGGTCGGCTTTACCCATGAGTCCGGAGCTTGAAATGAACGTGAAGGGGCGCGATTTGTCGGACGGACTGCCTAAGAGTGATATTATTTCGTCTATTGAAGTCCGTGAAGCAATGGAGCCTATTTTTATAAGCATTGAAGACATGGTAAAAGTCGCTCTTGAGAAAATGCCGCCCGAACTCGCAAAGGATGTTGTTGACAGAGGAGTTATTTTAACTGGCGGAGTCGCTTTAATGAGGGGATTTGCTGAAAGACTTTCACGCGCTATAAATACTCCTGTAATAGTTTCTGAGAGTCCGTTATATTCTGTTGCACTGGGAGTCGGTGAGATTCTGAAAAATTTAACGTCAATGCGCAGGATATTAAAATCAGTCGAACGCGGCGCAAGATAA
- the minD gene encoding septum site-determining protein MinD — MAARVIVTTSGKGGVGKTTSTANIAAALAKFGKKVVAIDADVGLRNLDVIMGLENRVVYNFIDVIEKTCKISQALVKDKRVPGLYLLPAAQTRTKDAVNPEQMIALCEELKPDFDFILLDCPAGIEGGFKNAAAGADEALVVTTPEIPAVRDADRIIGMLESMGKSPIRLIINRLRPNMVQDGDMLAKDDILDVLSIELIGVVPEDENVIRSTNNGEPMTMSLDSPAAHAYLNIAERLLGRDVPLMDLESYAGRGFFSWIKKFFSGGGKKK; from the coding sequence ATGGCAGCACGTGTAATAGTAACGACTTCAGGAAAAGGCGGAGTCGGTAAAACAACTTCAACAGCAAATATAGCAGCAGCTTTAGCAAAATTCGGCAAAAAAGTTGTAGCAATAGATGCTGATGTAGGACTGCGAAATCTTGACGTAATAATGGGACTTGAAAACAGGGTAGTATATAATTTCATTGACGTAATCGAGAAAACTTGCAAAATTTCTCAGGCTCTAGTAAAAGATAAACGGGTGCCGGGACTTTATTTGCTACCAGCAGCACAGACTCGGACAAAGGACGCAGTTAATCCCGAACAAATGATCGCTTTATGTGAAGAGTTAAAGCCTGATTTTGATTTTATTTTGCTTGATTGTCCCGCCGGTATTGAAGGAGGATTCAAGAATGCAGCCGCCGGAGCTGATGAAGCACTTGTCGTAACAACCCCGGAAATTCCCGCAGTTCGTGATGCTGATAGAATTATCGGAATGCTTGAGTCCATGGGCAAATCTCCGATCAGATTAATAATAAATCGCCTGCGTCCTAACATGGTACAAGACGGGGATATGCTCGCAAAAGATGATATATTAGACGTATTATCAATTGAGTTAATAGGCGTAGTTCCTGAAGATGAGAATGTAATACGCTCAACAAATAACGGCGAGCCAATGACTATGAGTCTTGATTCACCTGCTGCACACGCATATTTGAACATAGCAGAAAGATTACTAGGCCGGGACGTGCCATTAATGGATTTAGAGAGTTACGCGGGGCGGGGATTCTTTAGCTGGATTAAGAAATTTTTTTCCGGCGGCGGTAAAAAGAAGTAA
- a CDS encoding MBL fold metallo-hydrolase, whose translation MNYKRFPLGALWTNSYLFWDENTKQAFLVDPGGKTDDVKKFLADNNLNLTMILLTHGHIDHIAGIHELVPFVGNNIYIGSKDAHSLRKPSKQLQSLLGVHCEGLSDFKEVKDGQIIQFPGCDIKVIETPGHTEGGVCYLLQGHNILIAGDTLFAQSVGRTDLEGGDEVKLESSLRKLDEFPDGLRVLPGHGPETSIGAERELNPYWPR comes from the coding sequence ATGAATTATAAACGCTTCCCACTGGGAGCATTATGGACAAATAGTTATTTATTCTGGGACGAGAACACAAAGCAGGCTTTTCTTGTTGATCCGGGCGGAAAGACTGACGACGTTAAAAAATTTCTCGCTGATAATAATTTAAATCTCACAATGATTTTATTGACTCACGGTCATATAGATCACATTGCGGGGATTCATGAATTAGTGCCTTTTGTCGGGAATAATATTTATATAGGCAGCAAGGACGCTCATTCACTCCGAAAACCTTCAAAGCAGCTGCAATCTTTGTTAGGCGTTCACTGTGAGGGCTTGAGTGATTTCAAAGAAGTTAAAGACGGTCAGATTATACAATTTCCCGGCTGTGATATAAAAGTTATTGAGACTCCCGGACATACTGAAGGCGGAGTCTGTTATTTATTGCAGGGCCATAATATATTAATTGCCGGTGATACTTTATTCGCTCAGAGTGTAGGACGGACTGATTTAGAGGGCGGCGACGAGGTCAAACTTGAGTCATCACTGCGAAAACTTGACGAATTCCCCGACGGTTTAAGAGTTTTGCCCGGTCATGGCCCTGAAACTAGCATAGGCGCAGAACGTGAATTAAACCCGTATTGGCCGCGTTAA
- the dtd gene encoding D-tyrosyl-tRNA(Tyr) deacylase, with product MRLLIQRVKRASVLINSQERRSINKGICVFIGVTDGDNESKADWLAEKMTGLRIFEDSEGKTNLSLSEVNGEILLVSQFSLYASCVKGRRPSFTGAASPDLAEKIYNYFVDKVKSYGFKTNCGEFGADMEVEIINDGPLTFIVDSPDK from the coding sequence TTGCGTTTATTAATTCAACGAGTAAAGCGGGCTTCAGTATTAATTAATTCACAAGAAAGACGCTCAATTAACAAGGGAATTTGCGTATTTATAGGAGTAACAGACGGCGACAATGAGTCAAAAGCTGACTGGCTGGCTGAAAAAATGACGGGCTTGCGTATATTCGAGGACTCAGAGGGCAAGACAAATTTATCATTAAGTGAAGTCAACGGAGAAATATTATTAGTCTCTCAATTCTCGTTATATGCTTCATGCGTTAAAGGCCGCCGGCCAAGTTTTACAGGAGCAGCGAGTCCCGATTTAGCAGAGAAAATTTATAATTATTTCGTCGATAAAGTAAAATCATATGGATTTAAGACTAATTGCGGGGAGTTCGGCGCAGATATGGAAGTTGAAATAATTAATGACGGCCCATTAACTTTTATAGTAGACTCTCCGGATAAATAA